From one Humulus lupulus chromosome 8, drHumLupu1.1, whole genome shotgun sequence genomic stretch:
- the LOC133794212 gene encoding G-type lectin S-receptor-like serine/threonine-protein kinase At1g11410 isoform X2 produces MRTQKMLMYFTLLLLIQLPLCFCTSRYTILTPGLPIKVGDSLFSRQNKFELGFFNPGNSTNWYLGIWYSNIPGKTVVWVANRDNPINDTSGVLTINTDRKLVLYSHNNSDTPIWSSKFASVQASRNISVRLLDNGNLVVVQENDNETPLWQSFDYPTDTLLPGLKLGLNRKTGLKWFLTSWKSQDDPGTGDYSYKIDLTGSPEFFLFKNSTKFWRSNPWPWKTELSTLKVSDNTYSYVDNGDEIYYTFFPSEPSAIIRTVVNETGFLQLLKWNQEYGGWKEIWASPKYRCDGYGECGANSKCSPDNTNRFECECLPGYEPKSPTDWNGRNASDGCVRKLGQSSMSCKNGEGFATVARVKPPDTSKAALRWETSVSSSRMCEELCLRNCSCTAFTSIENNNGEKTGCFTWYGELLDIVEFTDSGQDLHIRVDSINSVEKTSKGKGFFRKRVVWAVLISSFAVTLILSLAFSYWWLKKKQKTKYEDAKNMGDPDLPFFPLSTILAATDNFSQANKLGHGGFGPVHKGKLSNGQEVAVKRLSKSSGQGLEELRNEIMLIAKLQHRNLVKLLGCCIEGEEKILIYEYLPNKSLDSFIFDPRRRACLDWRTRFNIIIGVARGVLYLHQDSRLRIIHRDLKASNVLLDDDMNPKISDFGMARTMNGEQIQDKTRRIVGTYGYMSPEYAMFGKFSTKSDVFSFGVLLLETVSGMKNQYCCEGDTSINLIGRVWELWKEERGLEIVDSLLESYDCEEVLRCIQVGLLCVQENINDRPMMSVVVLMLSSEIALPSPKQPAYVLREYSSKDITGSEFENQGPYSTNQVTITSVIAR; encoded by the exons ATGAGAACCCAGAAAATGTTGATGTATTTTACTTTGCTTCTTCTCATCCAACTTCCATTGTGCTTTTGCACATCAAGGTACACCATATTAACACCAGGCTTACCTATCAAGGTCGGTGACTCTTTATTCTCTAGACAAAATAAGTTTGAGCTTGGCTTCTTCAACCCAGGAAACTCAACCAATTGGTATCTGGGAATCTGGTACTCTAATATACCCGGAAAGACAGTCGTCTGGGTTGCAAACAGAGATAATCCAATAAACGACACCTCAGGCGTTCTCACAATCAACACAGATCGAAAACTCGTTCTCTATAGTCACAATAACAGTGACACCCCCATATGGTCTTCCAAATTTGCTTCTGTCCAAGCTTCTCGCAATATTTCAGTTCGGCTTCTGGACAATGGAAACTTGGTTGTAGTCCAAGAAAACGACAACGAAACTCCTTTATGGCAAAGCTTTGACTATCCCACAGACACATTACTTCCAGGTTTGAAACTCGGGCTAAATCGGAAAACGGGGTTGAAATGGTTCTTAACATCTTGGAAGTCTCAAGATGATCCGGGAACTGGTGACTACTCATACAAAATAGACCTTACCGGCTCACCTGAATTCTTTCTGTTCAAGAATTCGACTAAATTTTGGCGAAGTAATCCATGGCCATGGAAGACTGAACTCTCCACATTAAAAGTATCCGATAACACGTACAGTTATGTGGACAATGGAGACGAAATATATTACACATTCTTTCCGTCGGAACCGTCCGCAATAATAAGAACTGTGGTGAATGAAACGGGTTTTCTCCAACTCTTGAAATGGAATCAAGAATATGGTGGATGGAAAGAGATTTGGGCATCACCTAAGTACCGGTGCGATGGGTATGGAGAGTGTGGCGCGAACAGCAAATGCAGCCCGGACAATACTAATCGATTCGAATGCGAGTGCTTGCCGGGATACGAACCCAAGTCTCCGACTGATTGGAATGGAAGAAATGCATCGGATGGTTGCGTGAGAAAGCTGGGGCAATCATCAATGTCATGCAAAAACGGAGAAGGGTTTGCAACGGTGGCGCGTGTTAAGCCTCCTGATACGTCAAAAGCAGCTTTGCGGTGGGAAACGAGCGTGAGTAGTAGCAGAATGTGTGAAGAATTATGCTTGAGGAATTGTTCATGCACAGCTTTTACAAGCATAGAAAACAATAATGGAGAGAAGACAGGTTGCTTCACTTGGTATGGAGAATTGTTAGATATTGTGGAGTTTACCGATTCAGGTCAAGATTTACATATTCGTGTCGATTCAATTAATTCAG TGGAGAAAACCAGTAAAGGGAAAGGTTTTTTTAGAAAAAGAGTAGTATGGGCTGTTCTGATATCATCGTTTGCGGTCACTCTGATACTCAGCCTTGCTTTTAGTTATTGGTGGCTAAAGAAAAAACAGAAGACTAAAT ATGAAGATGCAAAAAACATGGGAGACCCTGATTTGCCGTTCTTTCCTCTTAGCACCATACTAGCTGCCACGGACAATTTCTCTCAGGCTAACAAACTAGGACATGGTGGTTTTGGCCCTGTTCATAAG GGCAAACTTTCTAATGGACAAGAAGTGGCAGTAAAAAGATTGTCCAAGAGTTCGGGTCAGGGGTTGGAAGAACTGAGAAATGAAATCATGTTGATTGCAAAACTTCAACATAGGAATCTTGTGAAACTCTTGGGATGTTGCATTGAGGGTGAAGAAAAGATTTTAATTTATGAGTACTTGCCTAACAAAAGCTTGGATTCCTTTATATTTG ACCCAAGGAGAAGAGCGTGCCTGGATTGGAGAACGCGCTTTAATATTATAATTGGGGTTGCTCGTGGAGTACTATATCTTCATCAAGATTCAAGATTGAGAATCATTCATAGAGATTTGAAAGCTAGTAATGTTCTACTAGATGACGACATGAACCCAAAAATTTCAGATTTTGGCATGGCTAGAACAATGAATGGGGAACAAATTCAAGATAAAACAAGGAGGATTGTTGGAACATA CGGTTACATGTCGCCAGAATATGCAATGTTCGGAAAATTCTCTACAAAGTCCGACGTTTTTAGCTTTGGGGTGCTATTGTTGGAGACCGTAAGTGGTATGAAGAACCAATATTGTTGTGAGGGGGACACTTCAATCAACTTAATAGGGCGT GTTTGGGAACTGTGGAAAGAAGAAAGAGGGTTAGAGATTGTAGATTCATTGCTGGAATCTTACGATTGTGAAGAAGTTTTGAGATGCATTCAAGTGGGGCTTCTTTGTGTGCAAGAAAACATAAACGATCGACCGATGATGTCAGTAGTGGTTCTCATGTTGAGCAGTGAAATAGCTTTGCCTTCTCCTAAACAGCCTGCATATGTGCTGAGGGAATATAGTAGCAAAGATATCACTGGTTCAGAATTTGAAAATCAAGGACCATATTCTACAAATCAAGTGACAATTACAAGTGTCATAGCTCGCTGA
- the LOC133794212 gene encoding G-type lectin S-receptor-like serine/threonine-protein kinase At1g11410 isoform X1, which translates to MRTQKMLMYFTLLLLIQLPLCFCTSRYTILTPGLPIKVGDSLFSRQNKFELGFFNPGNSTNWYLGIWYSNIPGKTVVWVANRDNPINDTSGVLTINTDRKLVLYSHNNSDTPIWSSKFASVQASRNISVRLLDNGNLVVVQENDNETPLWQSFDYPTDTLLPGLKLGLNRKTGLKWFLTSWKSQDDPGTGDYSYKIDLTGSPEFFLFKNSTKFWRSNPWPWKTELSTLKVSDNTYSYVDNGDEIYYTFFPSEPSAIIRTVVNETGFLQLLKWNQEYGGWKEIWASPKYRCDGYGECGANSKCSPDNTNRFECECLPGYEPKSPTDWNGRNASDGCVRKLGQSSMSCKNGEGFATVARVKPPDTSKAALRWETSVSSSRMCEELCLRNCSCTAFTSIENNNGEKTGCFTWYGELLDIVEFTDSGQDLHIRVDSINSVEKTSKGKGFFRKRVVWAVLISSFAVTLILSLAFSYWWLKKKQKTKSRLPKHSVLVDEDAKNMGDPDLPFFPLSTILAATDNFSQANKLGHGGFGPVHKGKLSNGQEVAVKRLSKSSGQGLEELRNEIMLIAKLQHRNLVKLLGCCIEGEEKILIYEYLPNKSLDSFIFDPRRRACLDWRTRFNIIIGVARGVLYLHQDSRLRIIHRDLKASNVLLDDDMNPKISDFGMARTMNGEQIQDKTRRIVGTYGYMSPEYAMFGKFSTKSDVFSFGVLLLETVSGMKNQYCCEGDTSINLIGRVWELWKEERGLEIVDSLLESYDCEEVLRCIQVGLLCVQENINDRPMMSVVVLMLSSEIALPSPKQPAYVLREYSSKDITGSEFENQGPYSTNQVTITSVIAR; encoded by the exons ATGAGAACCCAGAAAATGTTGATGTATTTTACTTTGCTTCTTCTCATCCAACTTCCATTGTGCTTTTGCACATCAAGGTACACCATATTAACACCAGGCTTACCTATCAAGGTCGGTGACTCTTTATTCTCTAGACAAAATAAGTTTGAGCTTGGCTTCTTCAACCCAGGAAACTCAACCAATTGGTATCTGGGAATCTGGTACTCTAATATACCCGGAAAGACAGTCGTCTGGGTTGCAAACAGAGATAATCCAATAAACGACACCTCAGGCGTTCTCACAATCAACACAGATCGAAAACTCGTTCTCTATAGTCACAATAACAGTGACACCCCCATATGGTCTTCCAAATTTGCTTCTGTCCAAGCTTCTCGCAATATTTCAGTTCGGCTTCTGGACAATGGAAACTTGGTTGTAGTCCAAGAAAACGACAACGAAACTCCTTTATGGCAAAGCTTTGACTATCCCACAGACACATTACTTCCAGGTTTGAAACTCGGGCTAAATCGGAAAACGGGGTTGAAATGGTTCTTAACATCTTGGAAGTCTCAAGATGATCCGGGAACTGGTGACTACTCATACAAAATAGACCTTACCGGCTCACCTGAATTCTTTCTGTTCAAGAATTCGACTAAATTTTGGCGAAGTAATCCATGGCCATGGAAGACTGAACTCTCCACATTAAAAGTATCCGATAACACGTACAGTTATGTGGACAATGGAGACGAAATATATTACACATTCTTTCCGTCGGAACCGTCCGCAATAATAAGAACTGTGGTGAATGAAACGGGTTTTCTCCAACTCTTGAAATGGAATCAAGAATATGGTGGATGGAAAGAGATTTGGGCATCACCTAAGTACCGGTGCGATGGGTATGGAGAGTGTGGCGCGAACAGCAAATGCAGCCCGGACAATACTAATCGATTCGAATGCGAGTGCTTGCCGGGATACGAACCCAAGTCTCCGACTGATTGGAATGGAAGAAATGCATCGGATGGTTGCGTGAGAAAGCTGGGGCAATCATCAATGTCATGCAAAAACGGAGAAGGGTTTGCAACGGTGGCGCGTGTTAAGCCTCCTGATACGTCAAAAGCAGCTTTGCGGTGGGAAACGAGCGTGAGTAGTAGCAGAATGTGTGAAGAATTATGCTTGAGGAATTGTTCATGCACAGCTTTTACAAGCATAGAAAACAATAATGGAGAGAAGACAGGTTGCTTCACTTGGTATGGAGAATTGTTAGATATTGTGGAGTTTACCGATTCAGGTCAAGATTTACATATTCGTGTCGATTCAATTAATTCAG TGGAGAAAACCAGTAAAGGGAAAGGTTTTTTTAGAAAAAGAGTAGTATGGGCTGTTCTGATATCATCGTTTGCGGTCACTCTGATACTCAGCCTTGCTTTTAGTTATTGGTGGCTAAAGAAAAAACAGAAGACTAAAT CAAGATTGCCAAAACACTCTGTGTTGGTAGATGAAGATGCAAAAAACATGGGAGACCCTGATTTGCCGTTCTTTCCTCTTAGCACCATACTAGCTGCCACGGACAATTTCTCTCAGGCTAACAAACTAGGACATGGTGGTTTTGGCCCTGTTCATAAG GGCAAACTTTCTAATGGACAAGAAGTGGCAGTAAAAAGATTGTCCAAGAGTTCGGGTCAGGGGTTGGAAGAACTGAGAAATGAAATCATGTTGATTGCAAAACTTCAACATAGGAATCTTGTGAAACTCTTGGGATGTTGCATTGAGGGTGAAGAAAAGATTTTAATTTATGAGTACTTGCCTAACAAAAGCTTGGATTCCTTTATATTTG ACCCAAGGAGAAGAGCGTGCCTGGATTGGAGAACGCGCTTTAATATTATAATTGGGGTTGCTCGTGGAGTACTATATCTTCATCAAGATTCAAGATTGAGAATCATTCATAGAGATTTGAAAGCTAGTAATGTTCTACTAGATGACGACATGAACCCAAAAATTTCAGATTTTGGCATGGCTAGAACAATGAATGGGGAACAAATTCAAGATAAAACAAGGAGGATTGTTGGAACATA CGGTTACATGTCGCCAGAATATGCAATGTTCGGAAAATTCTCTACAAAGTCCGACGTTTTTAGCTTTGGGGTGCTATTGTTGGAGACCGTAAGTGGTATGAAGAACCAATATTGTTGTGAGGGGGACACTTCAATCAACTTAATAGGGCGT GTTTGGGAACTGTGGAAAGAAGAAAGAGGGTTAGAGATTGTAGATTCATTGCTGGAATCTTACGATTGTGAAGAAGTTTTGAGATGCATTCAAGTGGGGCTTCTTTGTGTGCAAGAAAACATAAACGATCGACCGATGATGTCAGTAGTGGTTCTCATGTTGAGCAGTGAAATAGCTTTGCCTTCTCCTAAACAGCCTGCATATGTGCTGAGGGAATATAGTAGCAAAGATATCACTGGTTCAGAATTTGAAAATCAAGGACCATATTCTACAAATCAAGTGACAATTACAAGTGTCATAGCTCGCTGA